In Ammospiza nelsoni isolate bAmmNel1 chromosome 20, bAmmNel1.pri, whole genome shotgun sequence, one DNA window encodes the following:
- the ABCA2 gene encoding ATP-binding cassette sub-family A member 2 isoform X1, which produces MGKLLTSDCGRQPPVGSQTPACAFLNGMSVSLVAPSPSLPLCLSSLLPALSLASSALLLAPAFYTAAPLTSAGILPVMQSLCPDGQRDEFGFLQYSNSTVTQILEHLSEAVEQSSLFDPQHPGLEEELESLRRHLEALSSPEPSSMETHFSSQAGSNFTLAWAAKDQGELRRFLMQNLSLPNSTAELLLGSSINLQEVYRQFFDSFPLVPDETHEQDLWDGFGPSKKMTQLEKSLPSGWRSLQEGLVHRVLRDPVAAPHRPALLHMLSQALGLTSPAVAPAISDSPQALVTEMENVLFTGPVLEQLTCEQYPGGLHRLLRVSPRQQPLLAAYRALACNGSRTIRQERFAQLASELQKQLDTPKIVSRLKLEEVNSTATQHRLRALLEDLVEMEKVLQDMNILSALAKLLPRGACASKAVPPMANSTSWATANATVGNATAEEEEGAGESPSGIDNPQGQFSAFVQLWAGLQPILCGNNRTIEPEALKQGNMSSLGFTSKEQRNLGLLVHLMTSNPKILYAPVGTEVDKVILKANETFAFVGNVTHYAKAWLNISPEIRAYLEEGRLQRRIHWLQQLTADLHKHPEILNVSDSDVLHNFLNGNFSLPNASILLQQLDTIDNAACGWVRFMAKVSVDIFKGFPDEESIVNYTLNQAYQDNVTVFASVIFQTNRDGSLPPHVMYKIRQNSSFTEKTNEIRRAYWRPGPNTGGRFYFLYGFVWIQDMMERALINTFVGHDVVEPGNYVQMFPYPCYTRDDFLFVIEHMMPLCMVISWVYSVAMMIQHIVTEKEHRLKEVMKMMGLNNAVHWVAWFITGFVQLSISVTALTAILKYGKVLMHSDVLIIWLFLAIYAVATIMFCFLVSVLYSKAKLASACGGIIYFLSYVPYMYVAIREEVAHDKITAFEKCIASLMSTTAFGLGSKYFALYEVAGVGIQWHTFSQSPVEGDDFNLLLSMMMLVVDAMVYGVLTWYIEAVHPGMFGLPRPWYFPFQKSYWLGNGRVETWEWTWPWSRNTRLSIMEEDQACAMESRRLAEETRGIEEEPTHLPLVVCIDKLTKVYKTDKKLALNKLSLNLYENQVVSFLGHNGAGKTTTMSILTGLFPPTSGSATIYGHDIRTEMDKIRKNLGMCPQHNVLFDRLTVEEHLWFYSQLKSMAEEEIRKEMDKMIEDLELSNKRHCQVQTLSGGMKRKLSVAIAFVGGSRAVILDEPTAGVDPYARRAIWDLILKYKPGRTILLSTHHMDEADLLGDRIAIISHGKLKCCGSPLFLKSTYGDGYKLTVVKKQSDTRNGTEAGHSPLSHSSVSPCSEPRVSQFIKKYVASCLLISDTNTELSYILPSEAVKKGCFERLFQHLEQSLEELDLTSFGLMDTTLEEVFLKVSEEDQSLENSDVDMKDSKDALQPPASELGPKSEANGESLAEAAMPEKPEVELSNLVTCSKLAQSQASLRSASSVGSVRGDEGGAYSEFFGDYVPLFDNRQDPDNISLQEQEAEVEAEDRDLAGRGSFKLEGSWLKLRQFHGLIVKRFHCAKRNTKALFSQILLPAFFVCVAMTVALSVPEIGDLPPLILSPSQYHNYTQPKGNFIPYANEERREYRIRLSPDASPQQLVNTFHLPSGVGATCVLKTPFNNTLDQPMQTLNLNSNESKMLAAKYFDAMCIDSFTQGLPLSNFVPPPPSPAPSDYPMSVDEDLLHAWNSTTFSTLKGTVTSAPALPHIIHEPIKCTCSMQGTGFSCPSGVGGHPPQMKVVTGDILTDITGRNVSEYLLYTSDRFRLHRYGALTFGNVQKSIPASFGARAPATVRKIAVRRTAQVFYNNKGYHSMPTYLNALNNAILRANLPKSKGNPAAYGITVTNHPMNKTSASLSLDYLLQGTDVVIAIFIIVAMSFVPASFVVFLVAEKATKAKHLQFVSGCDPVIYWLANYMWDMLNYLVPATCCIIILFVFDLPAYTSPTNFPAVLSLFLLYGWSITPIMYPASFWFEVPSSAYVFLIVINLFIGITATVATFLLQLFEHDKDLKLVNSYLKSCFLVFPNYNLGHGLMEMAYNEYINEYYAKIGQFDKMKSPFEWDIVTRGLVAMTIEGFVGFFITIMCQYNFFRKPQRLPVSTKPIEDDIDVANERHRVLRGDADNDMLKIENLTKVYKSRKIGRILAVDRLCVGVRPGECFGLLGVNGAGKTTTFKMLTGDESTTGGEAFINGHSILKELLQVQQSLGYCPQFDALFDELTAQEHLELYTRLRGIPWKDEERVVKWALKKLELTKYADKPASTYSGGNKRKLSTAIALIGYPAFIFLDEPTTGMDPKARRFLWNLILDVIKTGRSVVLTSHSMEECEALCTRLAIMVNGRLKCLGSIQHLKNRFGDGYMITVRTKSSLNVKEVVRFFNRNFPEAVLKERHHTKAQYQLKSDQISLAQVFSKMEQVVDVLGIEDYSVSQTTLDNVFVNFAKKQSDNLEQQETSPSCVLQSPLERVLSLLRPRTAPTELRALVVEEQEDLETDDEGLISFEEERAQLSFNTDTLC; this is translated from the exons ATGGGAAAGTTGCTGACTTCTGACTGTGGCCGCCAGCCTCCTGTGGGCTCACAGACCCCAGCGTGTGCTTTTCTGAATGGAATGTCTGTTTCTCTGGTGgccccttccccctccctgcctctttgcctctcctccctgctgcccgCGCTTTCCTTGGCCTCTTCTGCCCTCTTACTGGCTCCAGCTTTCTACACGGCGGCCCCGCTCACGTCAGCCGGGATCCTGCCGGTCATGCAGTCCCTGTGCCCTGACGGCCAGCGTGATGAGTTTGGCTTCCTGCAGTACTCCAACTCCAC GGTGACACAGATTCTGGAACACCTCAGCGAGGCAGTAGAGCAAAGCAGCCTCTTCGACCCGCAGCATCCAGGactggaggaggagctggagtcGCTGCGCCGGCACCTGGAGGccctcagcagccctgagcccagctccatggagacccaCTTCAGCAGCCAAGCAG GGTCCAACTTCACACTGGCATGGGCAGCCAAAGACCAGGGTGAGCTGCGGCGCTTCCTGATGCAGAACCTGTCCCTCCCcaacagcacagctgagctgctcctgggctccaGCATTAACCTGCAGGAG GTGTACCGGCAGTTTTTTGATTCCTTTCCTTTGGTACCTGATGAGACCCATGAGCAAGACCTGTGGGATGGGTTTGGCCCCAGCAAGAAGATGACACAGCTGGAG AAGAGTCTCCCCAGTGGCTGGAGGAgcctgcaggaagggctggtTCACAGGGTGCTGCGGGACCCAGTGGCAGCCCCACACCGTCCAGCACTGCTCCACATGCTCTCCCAGGCTCTGGGCctcaccagccctgctgtggcacCTGCTATCTCTGATAGCCCCCAGGCCTTGGTCACCGAGATGGAG AATGTCCTCTTCACCGGgccagtgctggagcagctgacaTGTGAGCAGTACCCAGGGGGCCTGCACCGCCTCCTGCGCGTGTCTCCCAGGCAGCAACCACTGCTGGCAGCATACCGGGCACTGGCCTGCAATGGCAGCCGAACCATCCGCCAGGAGCGCTTTGCCCAGCTGGCCTCCGAGCTCCAGAAGCAGCTGGACACCCCCAAGATAGTTAGCAGG CTGAAGCTGGAGGAAGTGAACAGCACAGCCACTCAGCATCGGCTCCGTGCCCTCCTCGAGGACTTGGTGGAGATGGAGAAGGTTCTCCAAGACATGAACATCCTCTCAGCACTGGCTaagctgctgcccagaggagcctGTGCCAGCAAGGCCGTGCCACCCATGGCCAACAGCACCAGCTGGGCCACCGCCAATGCCACGGTTGGCAATGCCAcggcagaggaggaagagggcgCCGGGGAGAGCCCATCTGGCATTGACAACCCCCAGGGGCAGTTCTCAGCATttgtgcagctctgggcagggctgcagcccatCCTTTGCGGCAACAACCG GACCATCGAGCCTGAGGCATTGAAGCAGGGCAACATGAGCTCGCTGGGCTTCACCAGCAAGGAGCAGCGAAACTTGGGCCTCCTTGTGCATCTGATGACCAGCAACCCCAAAATCCTGTATGCACCTGTGGGCACCGAAGTTGACAAGGTCATCCTGAAG GCCAACGAGACCTTCGCCTTTGTGGGCAATGTCACCCACTACGCCAAGGCATGGCTGAACATCTCCCCTGAGATCCGAGCCTACCTGGAGGAGGGCAGGCTGCAGAGGCGCATCCACTGGCTCCAGCAG TTGACTGCTGACCTCCACAAGCACCCAGAGATTCTGAATGTCTCTGACAGTGATGTTCTTCACAACTTTCTCAATGGCAACTTCTCCCTGCCCAATGCCAGCAtcttgctccagcagctggataCCATTGACAATGCTGCCTGCGGCTGGGTCCGCTTCATGGCCAAG GTCAGCGTGGACATCTTCAAAGGCTTCCCAGATGAGGAGAGCATTGTCAACTACACGCTGAACCAGGCCTATCAGGACAATGTCACGGTCTTTGCCA GTGTCATTTTCCAGACCAACAGGGATGGCTCGTTGCCTCCCCATGTCATGTACAAGATCCGGCAGAATTCCAGCTTCACAGAGAAGACCAACGAGATCCGGCGGGCATACTGGCGGCCTGGCCCCAACACTGGCGGCCGCTTCTACTTCCTCTATGGCTTTGTCTGGATCCAGG ACATGATGGAGCGTGCCCTTATCAACACATTTGTTGGCCACGATGTGGTGGAGCCTGGCAACTATGTACAGATGTTCCCGTACCCATGTTATACCCGGGATGA CTTTCTCTTTGTCATCGAGCACATGATGCCTCTCTGCATGGTGATCTCCTGGGTCTACTCAGTGGCCATGATGATCCAGCACATCGTGACAGAGAAGGAGCATCGCCTGAAAGAG GTGATGAAGATGATGGGCCTGAACAATGCGGTGCACTGGGTGGCTTGGTTCATCACTGGCTTTGTCCAGCTCTCCATCTCGGTCACAGCACTCACTGCCATTCTCAAGTACGGCAAGGTCCTGATGCATAGCGACGTCCTCATCATATGGCTCTTCCTTGCCATCTATGCTGTGGCCACCATCATGTTCTG CTTTCTGGTGTCGGTGCTCTACTCCAAGGCCAAGCTGGCCTCTGCCTGTGGTGGCATCATCTACTTCCTCAGCTACGTGCCCTACATGTATGTGGCCATCCGGGAGGAGGTAGCCCATGACAAGATCACAGCCTTTGAGAAGTGCATTGCG TCTCTCATGTCCACCACCGCCTTTGGGTTGGGCTCCAAGTACTTTGCACTGTATGAGGTGGCTGGCGTGGGTATCCAATGGCACACCTTCAGCCAGTCACCTGTGGAAGGAGATGACTTCAACCTCCTGCTGTCCATGATGATGCTGGTCGTGGATGCCATGGTGTATGGGGTGCTCACGTGGTACATCGAGGCTGTGCACCCGG GCATGTTCGGCCTGCCACGGCCCTGGTACTTCCCTTTCCAGAAGTCTTACTGGCTGGGCAATGGGCGCGTGGAGACCTGGGAGTGGACCTGGCCATGGTCACGCAACACCCGCCTCAGCATCATGGAGGAGGATCAGGCCTGTGCCATGGAGAGCCGGAGGCTGG CAGAGGAGACAAGGGGCATCGAGGAGGAGCCAACCCACCTCCCCTTGGTCGTCTGCATTGACAAGCTCACCAAAGTCTACAAGACAGACAAGAAGCTGGCGCTAAACAAGCTGAGCCTCAACCTCTACGAGAACCAGGTTGTGTCCTTCCTGGGGCACAATGGTGCAGGCAAGACCACCACCAT GTCCATCCTCACTGGCTTGTTCCCTCCAACATCGGGCTCTGCTACCATCTATGGCCATGATATCCGTACGGAGATGGACAAGATCCGGAAGAACTTGGGCATGTGTCCCCAGCATAACGTGCTCTTTGACAGGCTGACGGTGGAGGAGCATCTCTGGTTCTACTCGCAGCTCAAGAGCATGGCAGAGGAGGAGATCCGCAAGGAGATGGACAA GATGATTGAGGACCTGGAACTTTCCAATAAACGGCACTGCCAGGTGCAGACTCTCTCAGGTGGCATGAAGAGGAAGCTGTCAGTGGCCATTGCCTTTGTGGGTGGGTCAAGAGCTGTTATCTTGGATGAGCCCACAGCTGGTGTGGACCCATATGCCCGAAGGGCCATCTGGGACCTCATCCTCAAGTACAAGCcag GGAGGACCATATTGCTCTCCACACACCACATGGATGAGGCTGACCTGCTGGGGGACCGCATTGCCATCATCTCCCATGGCAAGCTCAAGTGCTGTGGTTCTCCATTGTTCCTCAAGAGCACCTATGGTGATGGCTACAAGTTGACAGTGGTGAAGAAGCAGTCGGACACCAGGAATGGCACAG AGGCAGGCCACAGCCCCCTGAGCCACTCCTCTGtcagcccctgctctgagcctcGTGTCTCCCAGTTCATCAAGAAGTATGTGGCTTCCTGCCTCCTCATCTCAGACaccaacacagagctctcctACATCCTGCCCAGTGAGGCTGTCAAGAAGGGCTGCTTTGAGAGGCTCTTCCAG CActtggagcagagcctggaagAGCTAGACCTCACCAGTTTTGGGTTGATGGACACCACGCTGGAGGAAGTCTTCCTGAAGGTGTCTGAGGAGGATCAGTCTCTGGAGAACAGTGACGTGG aCATGAAGGACTCCAAGGATGCCCTGCAACCACCTGCCTCTGAGCTGGGCCCAAAGTCTGAAGCCAATGGGGAGTCCCTGGCTGAAGCAGCCATGCCAGAGAAACCCGAGGTGGAGCTCAGCAACCTGGTGACCTGCTCCAAGCTGGCGCAGTCGCAAGCATCCCTGCGCTCAGCGTCCTCGGTGGGCTCCGTGCGTGGCGATGAAGGTGGGGCTTATTCTGAATTCTTTGGGGATTACGTGCCCCTGTTCGATAACCGGCAGGACCCCGATAACATCAGTCTGCAAg AGCAAGAAGCAGAGGTGGAAGCAGAGGATCGTGACCTGGCAGGTCGGGGAAGCTTCAAGCTGGAAGGCTCGTGGCTGAAGCTGCGCCAGTTCCATGGGCTGATCGTCAAACGCTTCCACTGCGCCAAGCGCAACACCAAGGCCCTCTTCTCGCAGATCCTGCTGCCCGCCTTTTTCGTCTGCGTGGCCATGACTGTGGCGCTCTCTGTGCCCGAAATAG GTGACCTGCCACCCCTCATCCTCTCGCCATCCCAATACCACAACTACACTCAGCCCAAGGGTAACTTCATTCCTTACGCCAATGAGGAGCGGCGTGAGTACCG CATTAGGCTGTCTCCTGatgccagccctcagcagctggtGAACACTTTCCATCTTCCTTCTGGTGTGGGGGCCACCTGCGTGCTCAAGACACCCTTTAACAACACGTTGGACCAACCCATGCAGACCCTCAACCTCAATAGCAATGAGTCCAAAATGCTGGCAGCCAAGTACTTTGATGCCATGTGCATCGACTCCTTCACCCAGGGCCTTCCACTTTCCAACTTTGTGCCACCACCTCCATCCCCGGCTCCCTCTGACTACCCCATGTCAGTGGATGAGGACCTGCTCCATGCCTGGAACTCCACAACTTTCTCCACTCTTAAAG GGACCGTGacctcagcccctgccctgccccacatCATCCATGAGCCCATCAAGTGCACCTGCTCCATGCAGGGGACTGGCTTCTCCTGCCCTAGTGGCGTGGGGGGCCATCCCCCACAGATGAAGGTGGTGACAGGAGACATCCTGACAGACATCACAGGGCGCAACGTCTCTGAGTATCTCCTCTACACCTCAGACCGCTTCCGACTGCACAG GTATGGGGCACTCACATTTGGAAACGTCCAGAAATCCATCCCGGCCTCCTTCGGAGCCAGGGCTCCGGCCACAGTGCGCAAGATTGCCGTGCGGAGAACGGCCCAG gtCTTCTACAACAACAAGGGCTACCACAGCATGCCCACTTACCTCAATGCCCTCAACAATGCCATCCTGAGAGCCAACCTGCCCAAGAGCAAGGGCAACCCTGCTGCCTATG GCATCACAGTCACAAATCACCCCATGAACAAAACGAgtgccagcctgtccctggaTTACCT CCTGCAAGGCACAGACGTGGTGATTGCCATCTTCATCATTGTGGCCATGTCCTTCGTCCCAGCCAGCTTTGTGGTATTCCTGGTGGCTGAAAAGGCCACCAAGGCCAAACACCTGCAGTTTGTGAGTGGCTGTGACCCTGTCATCTACTGGTTGGCCAACTACATGTGGGACATG CTAAACTACCTGGTGCCAGCCACGTGCTGCATCATCATCCTGTTCGTGTTTGACCTCCCAGCATATACCTCTCCCACCAACTTCCCTgctgtcctgtccctcttcCTGCTCTATGG CTGGTCCATCACCCCTATCATGTACCCAGCCTCCTTCTGGTTTGaggtgcccagctctgcttACGTCTTCCTCATCGTCATCAATCTCTTCATTGGCATCACAGCCACTGTCGCCAcgtttctgctgcagctctttgaGCACGACAAG gacCTGAAGTTGGTGAACAGCTACCTGAAGAGCTGCTTCCTTGTGTTCCCTAACTACAACCTGGGCCATGGCCTGATGGAGATGGCCTACAATGAATACATCAATGAGTACTATGCAAAGATTG GGCAGTTTGATAAAATGAAATCACCCTTTGAATGGGACATCGTGACACGGGGCCTTGTTGCCATGACAATTGAAGGCTTTGTTGGCTTCTTCATCACCATCATGTGCCAGTACAATTTCTTCCGGAAGCCCCA GCGCCTGCCCGTCTCCACCAAACCCATTGAGGATGACATTGATGTGGCCAATGAGAGGCACCGGGTCCTGCGTGGTGACGCCGACAATGACATGCTAAAGATTGAGAACCTCACGAAG GTGTACAAGTCCCGCAAAATTGGGCGCATCCTGGCTGTGGACCggctgtgtgtgggtgtgcGCCCTggggaatgctttgggttgcTGGGTGTCAACGGTGCAGGCAAGACCACAACATTCAAGATGCTGACAGGGGATGAGAGCACCACAGGTGGAGAGGCCTTCATTAACGGACACAG CATCCtgaaggagctcctgcaggtccAGCAGAGCTTGGGCTACTGCCCCCAGTTCGACGCGCTCTTTGATGAGctgacagcccaggagcacctggagctcTACACCCGCCTGCGTGGCATCCCCTGGAAGGATGAGGAGAGG GTGGTCAAGTGGGCACTGAAGAAGCTGGAGTTGACCAAGTATGCAGACAAGCCTGCCAGCACCTACAGTGGGGGCAACAAGAGGAAGCTATCCACGGCCATTGCGCTCATTGGATACCCAGCCTTCATCTTCTTG GATGAACCAACCACAGGGATGGACCCCAAGGCACGGCGCTTCCTCTGGAACCTCATCCTGGATGTCATCAAAACGGGTCGCTCCGTGGTGCTCACGTCTCACAG CATGGAGGAGTGCGAGGCCCTCTGCACCCGCCTGGCCATCATGGTGAACGGGCGGCTCAAGTGTCTTGGCAGCATTCAGCACCTGAAGAACAG GTTTGGTGATGGCTACATGATCACAGTGCGCACCAAGTCCAGCCTCAATGTCAAGGAGGTGGTGAGGTTCTTCAACCGTAACTTCCCTGAGGCTGTCCTCAAG GAGCGTCATCACACCAAGGCCCAGTACCAGCTGAAGTCAGACCAGATCTCACTGGCACAGGTCTTCAGCAAGATGGAGCAGGTGGTAGATGTGCTGGGCATTGAAGACTACTCTGTCAGCCAAACCACACTGGACAAT GTGTTTGTGAATTTTGCCAAGAAGCAAAGTGACaacctggagcagcaggagaccagccccagctgtgtcctgcagtCACCCCTGGAGCGTGTGCTGAGCCTGCTGCGCCCCCGCACCGCCCCCACTGAGCTGCGGGCCCTCGtggtggaggagcaggaggaccTGGAGACTGATGATGAAGGCCTCATCAGCTTTGAGGAGGAGAGG gctcagcTCTCCTTCAACACGGACACGCTGTGCTGA